Genomic window (Rossellomorea aquimaris):
CCCAAGAACCACTTCATTGATATCAGGCAGAACGTTTTTCACAAAAGAAGGAAGTAGTTTTAGTCCTTGTTTTGCCAGTCCTTTTCCTTGAAACTTTGAATCAATTGAGAAAGATGTTAAGATTCTGGCCTTTGGATTTTCACTATACTTATGAACCTTTTCCCCATCTTCTAATGCAAAATATCCCACTGGTTCATTATTACTCATGATTAATACATGAATAGAATTTTTGGAGACTTTCGGATGATTGATTTTTTCCAAAGGGAGACTAGTAAATTCTAGTTGATCTTCAGGTAAGTGAAAGTTGGATAATGGAGGAGTGTACTGTTCATGAAACTCAACTAGTTTAACTGTAGGGCTTTTAGTATTTGACGTCATAATGATCATCTCCACATAATGTAATATTTTCCATTATAGGATATCGTGAAAGTGTAGACAAGCTATATACTGCGTGCCGCATCACTTCATAAGGGGGATACGGAGAATGTTTAAATCTGAGATTACAAATAGAATCATAACGTTAATAGTTTTATTGATGATCTTAACGTTTGTATTACTTAAGGATTCGACTATTATCAGTAACCCTACCTTATTGCTATTTACAGCTATATTCGCCATTTTAGTTATCTCTTATCAAATTTATAAAATCAGCATTTTAATGAAATCAACTAGAAAATAGTTTTAGAGTAAAGATTGGAAGTAGAGTCAACAATGTCTAGTGCTCTCTCAATTGCGGATGAGGTGTTTAATTGAAAAAGCAGATTGCAATTATATTAGGAGTATCAGTACTGTTGATCTCGTTACTGTTCTATATTTTGAACAATCCTTAATGATGCAGATGATATTTTTATTCTCCACAACTGTCATGTCTTATGCTCCGTACAAAAACGGACATGTAAAGCCTTTCGTCGTTTTGTCCATTTGTTCCCTGGTTTCTCTTAGCTCGATATTGTTGATATTAGTTTAGAAGTTACGGTAAAATCCCCTACGCTTACCGGAGGAATTATCGAAAAGCTTCGACATTTCCTGTGTTTAGTTAGCAATATTTGTTATTATATAATGTAGAGATGTAAAGAAAGGGGAATCTATAGTACACATGTGGAATATCTTGAAATGATTAGTTAATTGGATAGAGACAGCGGCGGTCCTTGATCCTTAAGGATGGTTTATTTGTCTATCTGAAATCATTCAAGGGATACATGGTGTGGACAATTATATTCCCATTGCCAAGCAGATACCTTTGTATATCTGCTTTTATTTATGGGTAAAAATACATCTCGATTGACACAATCACACGTCCCTAAATTGGGGGAATTTAAATGAAAAGTCAGAATGAAAACGAAGAAATGCTAACAGGAGGGAATGTCTCGGTAGTATATCGTTCGGGAGATACTGTTCGCCGGGAATTGAAGCCTGATAGTGTTAAAATCCATACGTTATTGCAGCAGTTGGAAAGTAAAGGTTTTGATTATGCACCGAAGTTTTTAGGAATTGATGAAAAAGATAGAGAGATATTATCATTTATAGCAGGAGAAGCCGGCAATTATCCTTTAAAAGAATACATGTGGTCTAATGATGCTTTAAAAGAAATAGCGAAGATGCTCCGGCATTACCATGATGCAGTGAGTGACTTTCCGTTAACGAATGAATGGCAGCCCATGGACAATACACCAGCTAACATGGAGGTAATATGTCACAATGATTTTGCCATATACAATATTATTTTTATCCAGGAAAAACCAGTAGGTATCATTGATTTTGATGTTGCCGGCCCCGGTCCGAGACTTTGGGATATCGCTTATACTCTGTACACCTGCGTTCCCTTAAGCAGACATTATCATACCGAAGCGGGTGAAGCTGTTCACTACGATCAAACACGTGATGCCGGCCTTATAAAACAAAGAGTAAAATTGTTCTTTGAATCCTACGGTATGGAGGGAATGGAAGAAGATTATTTGGAAATGGTATTGCTGCGCTTGGAAGGATTGTGTATCTACATGAGAAGAAAAGCCGGTGAAGGTGACCTTGCTTTTCAGAAGATGATCGAAGAAGGGCACCATGAGCATTATCAAAATGATATAAAGTTTATTCGTGAACATGGTGAAGAGTGGGTTTAAGAGGCAGGTCAGCAAAAAAGTTCTTTTTTGCTGGATGGATTCATTGCTAATTGGTATGTAGTGTAAGCAGGATTCGACCAAAGTTGTACCGAATATATAGGTAAAAAGTGGAATATAGGTGAAAATATGAGTAAGATCATTCAGTATTACAATCAGTTCGATGAGTGGGGAAGACTTGAACGTGAACCCGTTGAATTCCAGGTGAACTGGCATTATATAAGAAAATATATGCCTCAAACAGGCTATGTGCAAATAATGGTGCTGGACCGGGGAAATATTCAATGGAACTTGCCAAAGCTGGTTATAGGGTAACCCTGACCGATTTGACCCCAAGATTAGTTGATATTGCAAAAGATAAAGCGAAAGAACATGATTTAGACGAACAATTTGAAGGGTTTTATGCAGCAGATGCCAGAGACCTAAATCTGTTTGAAGATGAAAAGTTCGACTCTTCATTAATGCTCGGACCCATGTACCATCTGCAGGAAGAAAATGACCGTGAACTGGCAGTGAAAGAATTAAATAGAGTGACTAAAAAGGGTGGACTGGTCTTTGTTGCCTTTATGCCTAGAATTAGACACATCCTGACATCGCTATTATCTCCTGACAATTGGAAACCAAACAATGATATGGATACCATTTTACAATTTTCAGATTCAGGCTGCTTTAATCATGCAGATGAAGGACGTTTTACAGGCGCGTATTATTTTAATATAGAAGACATCAAACCTTTTATAGAAGCAAAAGGATTTGAAACAATCGAGTTAATAGGATCCAATGCAGGAGCGGTTTTGAATAATGGCAACTGGGATTACTGGAGAGAAAAAGGTGACGAAGAAGTAAGTAAAATAATCGATTTAATTATAGAAAAGGCAACAGATCCTTATATTCTTGGTATTTCCTCTCACTTGCTTTATATTGGCAGGAAAAAGTAAACTGCTAATCTATTTTTATTATTTAATGGTGTCTGATCTCGTGCTTCTTTTTGCATTACATTAGAATCATTGAAACCGTCCCGTCACATACAAAGAAAACCCACCTCTAAACCAGAGGTGGGTTTTCTTATTGAAACTTGAGGTCAATTTCAAGATGCTTTATATAGTATCACAGTCAACCCGTTAACACAAAGGATAACGGTAAAGTGAGGATAATTTCCTATTAAAGGAATAGGGATTGTTAAAACATAAATGGTTTGAAATAATTGGAATGTGAACATTGATCGTATCACAAGGAACTGAAATAACGATCGTGATGTTTTGTTAGGAGGAGTCAACATGTTGATGAAGATTTTCTTTATACTTGCAGCGTTATCCATGCCTGTTTCTATGTTATTCAACCAAGAAGCAATCGGGATTCTTTCGGCGATGTTATTAATGTTACTAGGGGCTTACTTTAGTAAACCAAGGTTTAGTAAATAAGGGACTCCTAATACAGTATTTTCTTGAATAAACCCAATGGAGGGATAGAATGTGAACCAACACCCATACAGGATCATCCCGTATGATCCAAAATATGCAGCAGAGACCGTGAAAATGTGGAGGGAAAGCAAGGAGCAGGCTATCGGACAAAAAGAAATTCACAGCTTTGAAGATCATGTTGATTTTATCAATCATAGATTACCCGGGCAGTACCGAATCGATATAGCGATATTGGATGAAAAAGTAGTTGGCATGATTGCCTATAGTAAAACCGAAATCAGCCAACTGTATATTCATGTTGGATATCAGGGGATCGGAATCGGTGAAGCACTGCTTAATAAAGCAAAAGAACATTCAAGTGGAAGACTGACCCTCTATACATTCGATATAAATCAAAAGGCGCAGCGATTTTATGAAAAGCATGGATTTATCATCATTGGCAGGGGAAATGAGAATGAAGAAAATTTACCGGATATTCAGTATGAGTGGACAACAAAAAAATAAACAACTTGGGTTCGAGTTGAAATATTGGCGTAGTGTCATTAAATGACTAGGGGTGTCTCAATTATATGCGTTGTTTTTGTGAGCAAAAAGAAACCTTTGACTTGAAAATGGAAGCGGATGTTGGAGCAAATCCTATCTGGTGTGTTGAGTGCGGTTGTAATTTGGATTTAGAGGATACTCCGTTATCAAATGAGTTAAAGAAAGAATTGATAGATTGGGAGAGTATGTACGGGAAATGGATTGATTGGGATTTAGATGAAATCATTTCAAATGGAATCCAAATGGAAGAGGAACATAATAGGCAAGGAGAAATACTCACGGAACGTGCCAAGCAGGAGCTTGGTGGTAAATACAGAATTACATTTTCTCCTTCTACAATGGGACGAAGATATAATACATTGTAAGTTTTATATAATGAGAGGATGAAATAGACTTGGAAATTATAAATGGTAATAAAAGCTTTGATCTGGATGAATTTCTTAAAAAACCTCTATTTGCGCACCTTTCTACATTATCCATGGAAGGTCCGAGAGAGTCACCTGTTTGGTTTTACTGGGAAAATGAACATATCTATATCATCGGCACACCATCTTCAGACAGTTTCCCCGGGAGAATCAAAGAACACCCGGAGTGCGCCATTGGTATTGTAGACCTCGATCATACAACAGGAAAAGTATTACATGCAGGGTTCAGAGGAGAAGCTACGGTTGAGCCTTTTGATAAGGCGATTGCAACAAGGTTACTCGAGCGTTATCTTGGACCAGAAGAAGAGAAGTGGGATCCAAGATTTCAAGGGTTAGGCGATAGCAATATTTTAATAAAGTTTGTGCCTGAAACAGTGGTGGTAAGGGATCAATCTTTTGTACCTAGCATTTAGGTGATAAGAGGTTATCTATTTGTTTTTTAAGCGCCGGAAAGGTTCTATTAAATATCTCGTAAGGTAAGGGTGTGTATCATTGATGACTTCATTCCTTTTAAATATGGTTATGGGGGAATGAAGAGAGTCAAGCCAAGGACATAAGAACAGGTTTCTTGGCATGATTTAGAAAAAGCCACGGTTCCTGTCCCCATGGCTCCCTGTGATTATTGTATAATATTTTTTTCAATGACAAGTGATAGGCTATCAGCTATTTGTTGATAAGTAGCATCATTAGGATGGAAGTTGTCACTTGAAAGATCGCGTTTGGCATCCCTTACCAAATTGAAGGTATCCACAACGTGAACTTCGTATTTTAAGCCTAATGTGCGGGCGGATTCATTCCATTTTTGGATGACAGAATCAAATGAATCTCCGTCCGGCAATTCCTTAAAGGGATTATATAGTCCCATGTAGAGGATGACTGCATCCTTATTTAATTCACGAATGGTTTCAAACGTTTTTTCCAAGTTAGGAATTTCGGTTTCCAGAATGCCAAGGGCTGCAGTTTCCGAATAATTGTTTAAAATCTCACCGGAATTAAAGAGATTGTTTCCCCCAATCGTGATGGAAATGATTTTGGCGTCCTTAAGAGATCTCTTGACATCCTTTTGTTCTAACTGTGCCAGTAAATCTTCAATCCTTGCACCCCGTATGCCTAAGTTTTGGTAACGCTCCACAGTATTGGTTTCTTTAAGTGGATTTCCAACCAGCGGGACAAAACCTTCTCCCTTTGATGATCCTACCCCCCTTGTCAATGAATCGCCAAGTGCAATATACGTTTCTCCAGGAGTGACAGGGGCTTCTTCTGATTCTGCTAATATCTTCTCTTGGGGAGGGTTGGCGACATCCCAATAGGCTCTTACAAATCCGTATCCAAATAGGACTGTCAGTGCAAGTGAAAGGGTGATAAATAGTTGCCACATCCATTTTTTCATCTCTTAATCTCTCCTTCTATTATGATTGTACCAACTTTTACTCATGCTGAGTATTTAAAAGAGCAATTGAGAAAAAAGTTGGTTAGAATAGGTGTAGGGTGATGATATGAGCATAAAGCCAACAGTTCAATTGAAAAATGTAACGAAAGTAATAGGTAAAAAGACGATCATTGATAATATATCATTTGAAATATATCCCGGAGAAGTATTTGGATTCCTTGGTCCCAATGGTGCTGGAAAAACGACTACTATTCGGATGCTCGTCGGTCTGATCAAGCCAACGTCCGGGAAAATTCAAATCTGTGATTTTGATGTGAGAAAGCAATTTGTACAGGCGATGCAGCGCCTTGGTTCTATCGTTGAAAATCCAGAGTTATATAAGTATTTGAGCGGTCGGGAAAATCTGCAAATATTTGCACGGATGCTGCCTAAGGTGGATAGTGAACGAATACAAGAGGTCATTGATCTGGTTGATCTGACTGCACGAATCGATGACCAAGTACAGACCTATTCACTGGGAATGCGTCAGAGGCTCGGGATTGCACAAGCACTGTTAGGCCGGCCGGATGTGCTTATATTGGATGAACCTACGAATGGATTGGATCCAATGGGAATAAAGGATCTTCGTACATTTATCAGGAAACTGGTCGACGAAACGGGTCTTTCAGTTCTTGTATCCAGTCATATATTAAGTGAAATCGAGTTGCTGGCCAATCGAGTGGCTATAATGAGCCATGGGAGAATCGTGAAGGTAGGCACGGTAAGTGATTTAGTGGATGCATTGTCATCAGGTGTGGATTGGAGAGTCAATGATGCTTTTCGTGCACTTGATATCTTTAAAGCATCTCCCTATGTCCAAGCTGCAGAACTGTACGATGATCATACTGTCCATACTCTTATGGATGAAAGCAAAACTTCGATCCTGAATGAATCTTTACTAAATGCGGGAATTGAGGTATGGACAATCGAAAGGAAGGTCCAGACATTGGAGGACTTATTTATTAGTTTGACAGGGGGCGATCATATTGTCTAACCCAAATATGATTGGTCTGATTCAAAATGAAGTAATGAAAATTGCTTCAAAAAAACGTTTTGCGGTTGTTATCGCCATATTAATCATTCTAGTCTCCATGTTTACATATGCACAATACCGGGAGATACAAGAGAAGATGGAAAAGCAGGGTACTCTGGACTGGCGAGTGGAGCTGCAGCAGGAGATAGTCGATCGTCAAAATCGACTTGCATCCAGTGGAATCCAGGATGAGGTCAGACAATTCCTTGAATTTGATTTGAAGCAAAAGCAGTATTACTTGGACAACGACATCAACCCGAACTATCCGGGAGCACCAACATTCATCCGCATCTTCTTCTCACAGGGACTCACACTAGTCCTGCCTTTACTCATCATTATTATTATGGCTGATGTTGTGAGTGGGGAATACAATGATGGGACCATCAAGACATTGTTGTCTCGACCGGTAAAACGATGGAAGATCCTGATGGCCAAATGGCTGACGGTTTTGCTGTATACATCGATGCTGATGGCAGCTACGGTGATTGTCTGCTATGGGATTTCAGGGATTGTACTTGGATATGATGGCTGGACGGCACCTATTCTGACGGGCTTTCAAGCTTCTCCATCAGGTGAGTTTTCGACGACATATATCCATACCCTTCCGATGTGGGAATACTTGCTGATGTCAGCGGGTCTTGCCTGGGTAGTTACAGCGACTGTTGGAACCATAAGCCTGATGATTTCAGTACTTGTGAAAAATACAGCTACTGGTATCGGGGCGATGATGGCTGTGTTGATTGCAGGCACCCTCTTATCTTCTATCGGTTCAAGCTGGACGAGCTCAAAGTATTTGGTGAACTTGAATTTTGATCTCATCAACTACATAGAAGGTCAAGCTCCTCCAATCGAAGGGATGTCACTGCCATTTTCATTAACAGTACTTGGAGTATGGACTGTCGCTTGCCTTGCAATTGCGTTTTGGAATTTTACTCAGAAGGATATGTATTAAGTGCATCATTTAGTAAGGCTCCTATTCATGTTTATCCTGATTCCTGTCCACATCTGCATTGCAATGGATACTACCCAAGTAAAATAGCTTGAAGAGTTCTTAATAAGGGACCTGTCTTTATGTAAATGTAGGAAACACTATTATCTTGCCATAGGATTTTTTCCATCCATTAAAAGATTTGGTGGGGACATGACCATTTTTCTTAAAGAAAAGCAGCTACATTCATTTCTTGTAGCTGCTCTCTGTAATCATCAATTCAATCATCAACTTTTCTCAGAACATAAACCTATCATTCTTCTAATGAAAGCTATTCGGATTAATGGAATTTAACGCTAGTTAAAGGATTTAATTTCATCAATTAATCTCTTCATTTTACTGCTGGGACCACTGTCCGATAAAGAATTCCTAAATTCAACATAAAATTCCCCTTCAGACAATAAGTTATCCACCAATTTTTTTTTGGGAAGACAAACTGTGATCATTTCATATACGGTATTCCAACCTGCATCCCAGTGATTCCAAGTGAATAATATAGAGTCGTTATTCTCTTCTTTCATTAATTTCATTTCCCAATCCAAGGTCCGCATCGAGAAGCCGCTAATACCATGACCATATTTCAAGCAGTGTTTCAAAGATTCTAGAAGTGAAAGCCATAATTCATCAACATCATCCCAATCATTAAAGGTAGAAAGAGGTTTTTGATAGATGGAAATCTCAACAGCACCAAAGATTGAAATTCCATCTGATTTGATTAATTGATTATTACCATACTCTCTTGACAAAGGTTCGCCAAGAGGTGAAAAATCATGATAGATAGCACCCTTTAGGGTCATCTCTTTGCAGTCTTTTTTTGAAATGTATGTCTGAATTGTAATCATTCAAAAATCACCTTTTATAAAGTATTTAGATTTCTAGAATATATTAAAGGATATCAAATTGGTAATTATTATCATTTTTAACTCGTGTTTTTTCAGAAATTCAACTCTCGATTCTTAGGGGGAGTCTTTTGTAATGTTTTTACTCTGGAAGATTGCCGTTCCGAGTAAGGAGGTTATAAGGCCTAGTTCAAAGAAATTTGTGATGGCTCCGCTATCAATCGGTAAACTTACAGCACTTCCGATGATCATTGCAAGGGAACCGGCAAAAAACCACTTCCATTTTTGTTTACTCCAGATGATGATTGAAGCCACAAGCAATACAAGTGATACTATTAATACCATAACGGGCGGGCCACTTGAAGGTTCGTCAGAGCTATAGCTTAGGACGCCATTTTCCATATTCGCCACTAAATGAAGTCCTGATACCTCAGTAAAAAGTTCAAACAATACCAATGAAAAAGTCAATGCATAGGCAGAAAACTTACTGAAAGGTTTCTTAGCCCACAATACTTCTCCTTGCTCCAATGTTTTCCAAGAAAATAACACGAGAAGAGGCGTGAAAAATGCATGTATCCAGAATCGTGCCAGGTTTAATCGTTTTAATATTTCCCCTTCCCCTATTAACTGACCTATTGCTATGATTCCGTTGTCATAAATAAGGCCGACAATAACTGGCAATAGAAAAACTATACTTTTTAATTTGTAAGTTCTAAGGCAGATCACTCCAATGATCAAAACCCCTATGTAAGCAATTGAGAAGAAGCTAAAAAGAAATGTAT
Coding sequences:
- a CDS encoding GNAT family N-acetyltransferase; this encodes MTSNTKSPTVKLVEFHEQYTPPLSNFHLPEDQLEFTSLPLEKINHPKVSKNSIHVLIMSNNEPVGYFALEDGEKVHKYSENPKARILTSFSIDSKFQGKGLAKQGLKLLPSFVKNVLPDINEVVLGVNKRNTAAINLYLKCGFVDEKQIYEGPKGPQHVLHLII
- a CDS encoding phosphotransferase encodes the protein MKSQNENEEMLTGGNVSVVYRSGDTVRRELKPDSVKIHTLLQQLESKGFDYAPKFLGIDEKDREILSFIAGEAGNYPLKEYMWSNDALKEIAKMLRHYHDAVSDFPLTNEWQPMDNTPANMEVICHNDFAIYNIIFIQEKPVGIIDFDVAGPGPRLWDIAYTLYTCVPLSRHYHTEAGEAVHYDQTRDAGLIKQRVKLFFESYGMEGMEEDYLEMVLLRLEGLCIYMRRKAGEGDLAFQKMIEEGHHEHYQNDIKFIREHGEEWV
- a CDS encoding class I SAM-dependent methyltransferase — translated: MELAKAGYRVTLTDLTPRLVDIAKDKAKEHDLDEQFEGFYAADARDLNLFEDEKFDSSLMLGPMYHLQEENDRELAVKELNRVTKKGGLVFVAFMPRIRHILTSLLSPDNWKPNNDMDTILQFSDSGCFNHADEGRFTGAYYFNIEDIKPFIEAKGFETIELIGSNAGAVLNNGNWDYWREKGDEEVSKIIDLIIEKATDPYILGISSHLLYIGRKK
- a CDS encoding GNAT family N-acetyltransferase, with product MNQHPYRIIPYDPKYAAETVKMWRESKEQAIGQKEIHSFEDHVDFINHRLPGQYRIDIAILDEKVVGMIAYSKTEISQLYIHVGYQGIGIGEALLNKAKEHSSGRLTLYTFDINQKAQRFYEKHGFIIIGRGNENEENLPDIQYEWTTKK
- a CDS encoding pyridoxamine 5'-phosphate oxidase family protein gives rise to the protein MEIINGNKSFDLDEFLKKPLFAHLSTLSMEGPRESPVWFYWENEHIYIIGTPSSDSFPGRIKEHPECAIGIVDLDHTTGKVLHAGFRGEATVEPFDKAIATRLLERYLGPEEEKWDPRFQGLGDSNILIKFVPETVVVRDQSFVPSI
- a CDS encoding SGNH/GDSL hydrolase family protein, which produces MKKWMWQLFITLSLALTVLFGYGFVRAYWDVANPPQEKILAESEEAPVTPGETYIALGDSLTRGVGSSKGEGFVPLVGNPLKETNTVERYQNLGIRGARIEDLLAQLEQKDVKRSLKDAKIISITIGGNNLFNSGEILNNYSETAALGILETEIPNLEKTFETIRELNKDAVILYMGLYNPFKELPDGDSFDSVIQKWNESARTLGLKYEVHVVDTFNLVRDAKRDLSSDNFHPNDATYQQIADSLSLVIEKNIIQ
- a CDS encoding ABC transporter ATP-binding protein produces the protein MSIKPTVQLKNVTKVIGKKTIIDNISFEIYPGEVFGFLGPNGAGKTTTIRMLVGLIKPTSGKIQICDFDVRKQFVQAMQRLGSIVENPELYKYLSGRENLQIFARMLPKVDSERIQEVIDLVDLTARIDDQVQTYSLGMRQRLGIAQALLGRPDVLILDEPTNGLDPMGIKDLRTFIRKLVDETGLSVLVSSHILSEIELLANRVAIMSHGRIVKVGTVSDLVDALSSGVDWRVNDAFRALDIFKASPYVQAAELYDDHTVHTLMDESKTSILNESLLNAGIEVWTIERKVQTLEDLFISLTGGDHIV
- a CDS encoding ABC transporter permease; the encoded protein is MSNPNMIGLIQNEVMKIASKKRFAVVIAILIILVSMFTYAQYREIQEKMEKQGTLDWRVELQQEIVDRQNRLASSGIQDEVRQFLEFDLKQKQYYLDNDINPNYPGAPTFIRIFFSQGLTLVLPLLIIIIMADVVSGEYNDGTIKTLLSRPVKRWKILMAKWLTVLLYTSMLMAATVIVCYGISGIVLGYDGWTAPILTGFQASPSGEFSTTYIHTLPMWEYLLMSAGLAWVVTATVGTISLMISVLVKNTATGIGAMMAVLIAGTLLSSIGSSWTSSKYLVNLNFDLINYIEGQAPPIEGMSLPFSLTVLGVWTVACLAIAFWNFTQKDMY